The Xanthomonas sontii genome contains a region encoding:
- a CDS encoding lectin, protein MKPIQPGVAVLLLALAACDRQPPAPPAAPPAPSAPAQAPTAAPATADDGALPPPDIDQPDSDVPPAQAPASALPPELAADDRQLARIDGYGDLRLGMPAAQARAAWGGELDGQPSAGSSCYVLRPRWAKGNNRFGLMIEGDKLVRYDVRTPKETAPGGGKVGMDLAQLRALYAGRVEEQPHKYVEGAKMLRVRGESGQPGVLVFETDAAGKAVAWRVGLPPQVDYVEGCG, encoded by the coding sequence ATGAAGCCGATTCAACCAGGCGTGGCGGTGTTGCTGCTCGCGCTCGCCGCCTGCGACCGGCAGCCGCCCGCGCCGCCGGCCGCGCCTCCCGCACCGTCTGCGCCGGCGCAGGCGCCGACCGCGGCACCCGCCACCGCCGACGACGGCGCCTTGCCGCCGCCGGACATCGACCAGCCCGATAGCGACGTGCCGCCGGCACAGGCGCCGGCCTCGGCGCTGCCGCCGGAACTGGCCGCGGACGACCGGCAACTGGCCCGCATCGATGGCTATGGCGACCTGCGCCTGGGCATGCCGGCGGCGCAGGCACGCGCCGCCTGGGGCGGCGAGCTCGACGGCCAGCCCAGCGCCGGCAGCAGCTGCTACGTGCTGCGTCCGCGCTGGGCCAAGGGCAACAACCGGTTCGGCCTGATGATCGAAGGCGACAAGTTGGTGCGCTACGACGTGCGCACCCCCAAGGAGACCGCGCCCGGCGGCGGCAAGGTCGGCATGGACCTGGCGCAACTGCGCGCGCTGTACGCCGGTCGCGTGGAAGAGCAGCCGCACAAGTACGTCGAAGGCGCCAAGATGCTGCGCGTGCGCGGCGAGTCCGGCCAGCCTGGCGTGCTGGTGTTCGAGACCGACGCAGCCGGCAAGGCCGTCGCCTGGCGCGTGGGCCTGCCGCCGCAGGTGGATTATGTGGAGGGGTGTGGCTGA